A single Dasypus novemcinctus isolate mDasNov1 chromosome 4, mDasNov1.1.hap2, whole genome shotgun sequence DNA region contains:
- the ZNF80 gene encoding LOW QUALITY PROTEIN: zinc finger protein 80 (The sequence of the model RefSeq protein was modified relative to this genomic sequence to represent the inferred CDS: inserted 4 bases in 2 codons) yields the protein MQKGHLGLGTASHKESLLSKMGPKHNELRTDNSLDSXVLEEQVSAGDTLQECESQEPSEDSLTHAGKTPFKCKECRSVNKHRLLVRHQRIHTGAKPYGCQECGKAFCEKVDFVRHMRIHTGEKPYKCIECGKVFSRRSHLXIPQWIHTGEKPYECNKCGKTTYHSVFVQHNMTHTGEKPYECKECGKAFYYNSSLTRHMMIHIGEKPYECNECGKTVTYHSVFFCHRIIHTPGKPYECKGCRKGFSYSYSLSQHMRSHTGEKPFVCSECGKVFAYCSAFVRRNKIHTGKETFESR from the exons ATGCAGAAAGGGCACTTGGGGCTGGGGACAGCCTCCCACAAGGAGTCCCTCCTTAGCAAGATGGGCCCTAAACACAATGAATTGCGGACAGATAATAGTCTGGACTC GGTTTTGGAAGAGCAAGTCTCTGCAGGAGATACTTTACAGGAGTGTGAGTCACAGGAACCAAGTGAAGACTCCTTGACTCATGCAGGGAAGACCCCCTTCAAATGCAAGGAATGCAGGAGTGTTAACAAACATAGGCTCCTTGTTAGACATCAGCGGATTCACACAGGAGCGAAGCCTTATGGGTGCCAGGAGTGTGGAAAAGCTTTTTGTGAGAAGGTGGACTTTGTTCGACACATGAGGattcacactggggagaaaccctataaatgcaTTGAATGTGGGAAGGTCTTCAGTCGTAGGTCACACCT CATCCCACAGtggattcacactggagagaagccctatgaatgCAACAAATGTGGAAAGACCACCTACCACTCTGTGTTTGTCCAGCATAATATGAcccacactggagaaaaaccctatgaGTGCaaagaatgtgggaaagccttttaCTACAACTCTTCCTTAACTCGGCACATGATGATTCAcattggagagaaaccctatgagtgCAATGAATGTGGAAAAACAGTCACCTACCACTCTGTTTTTTTCTGCCATCGTATAATCCATACTCCAGGAAAGCCTTATGAGTGTAAAGGATGCAGGAAAGGCTTTTCCTATAGCTATTCCCTCAGTCAACACATGAGGagtcacactggagagaagccctttGTGTGCAGTGAATGTGGAAAGGTCTTTGCCTACTGCTCTGCTTTTGTCCGGCGTAATAAGATCCACACTGGAAAAGAAACTTTTGAGAGCAGATAA